The following are from one region of the Rhizobacter sp. AJA081-3 genome:
- a CDS encoding sulfurtransferase, producing the protein MNRTWTTLIGAAELRAMLADGATPVIADCSFDLMDTEAGERAWREGHIAGSHYLHLDRDLSGPKTGRNGRHPLPERSVFSATLGRLGVSPATQVIVVDRQGGTYAARLWWMLRWMGHEAVAVLDGGLQAWTAAGGNVDSSEPPPRTAAPYPDRQPLAAVTSAEALAAQLGRVKLVDARAGERFRGEVEPLDKAAGHIPGALNRFFKDNLAADGRFKPAGTLRGEYLALLGGDAAARTVHQCGSGVTACHNLLAMEHAGLAGSRLYPGSWSEWSSDPSRPIARG; encoded by the coding sequence ATGAACCGAACCTGGACCACCCTGATCGGCGCCGCCGAACTGCGCGCCATGCTGGCCGACGGCGCCACGCCGGTGATCGCCGACTGCAGTTTCGACCTCATGGACACCGAGGCCGGTGAACGCGCCTGGCGCGAAGGCCACATCGCCGGCTCGCACTACCTGCACCTGGACCGCGATCTGTCGGGCCCCAAGACCGGCCGCAACGGGCGCCACCCACTGCCCGAGCGCAGCGTGTTCTCGGCCACGCTCGGCCGGCTCGGCGTCTCCCCGGCCACGCAGGTGATCGTGGTGGACCGCCAGGGCGGCACCTACGCCGCACGGTTGTGGTGGATGCTGCGCTGGATGGGCCACGAGGCGGTGGCCGTGCTCGATGGCGGCCTGCAAGCCTGGACAGCCGCCGGCGGCAATGTCGACAGCAGTGAACCGCCGCCACGCACTGCCGCGCCCTACCCCGACCGCCAGCCGCTGGCCGCCGTCACGAGTGCCGAGGCACTGGCGGCGCAACTCGGCCGCGTGAAGCTGGTCGACGCACGTGCGGGCGAACGTTTCCGAGGCGAAGTGGAGCCGCTGGACAAGGCGGCCGGCCACATCCCCGGCGCGCTGAACCGCTTCTTCAAGGACAACCTCGCCGCCGACGGACGCTTCAAGCCGGCCGGCACGCTGCGCGGCGAGTACCTCGCGCTGCTCGGCGGCGATGCCGCAGCCCGCACGGTGCACCAGTGCGGCTCCGGCGTGACGGCCTGCCACAACCTGCTGGCCATGGAGCATGCCGGCCTGGCGGGCTCGCGCCTGTACCCGGGCTCGTGGAGCGAGTGGTCGTCCGACCCGTCGCGGCCCATCGCCCGCGGTTGA
- a CDS encoding universal stress protein, whose translation MFKRILVPSDGSDITSKAVDTAIALAKSVGAQLYTISVKEPFPYSAISEMQPTPPQEFFDAQERIAAKRVAAVVDAAKAAGIACQGHTVEALHPWEAIIDHAKRTECDLLVMASHGRRGVTALLLGSETQKVLTHSTVPVLVVR comes from the coding sequence ATGTTCAAGCGCATCCTCGTCCCGAGCGACGGTTCCGACATCACCAGCAAGGCCGTCGACACGGCCATCGCCCTGGCCAAGTCCGTGGGCGCACAGCTCTACACGATCAGCGTGAAGGAGCCCTTCCCCTACAGCGCGATCTCGGAGATGCAGCCCACGCCGCCGCAGGAGTTCTTCGACGCGCAGGAGCGCATCGCCGCCAAGCGCGTGGCCGCCGTCGTCGATGCCGCCAAGGCCGCCGGCATCGCCTGCCAGGGCCACACGGTCGAGGCGCTGCACCCCTGGGAAGCGATCATCGACCACGCCAAGCGCACCGAATGCGACCTGCTCGTGATGGCCTCGCACGGCCGCCGCGGCGTGACTGCGCTGCTGCTGGGCAGCGAGACGCAGAAGGTGCTGACGCACTCGACGGTGCCGGTACTGGTCGTCCGCTGA
- a CDS encoding Ppx/GppA phosphatase family protein: protein MTATANGTPDFDTRWPGQLAAIDMGSNSFRLEIGQLHQGRYRRVDYLKETVRLGAGLDSNGFLTEEAVLRGLACLARFAQRLKGYAPQQIRAVATQTLREARNRDAFLARAQTVLGRPIEVISGREEARLIYAGVARLQPSNVPRLVIDIGGRSTEMILGQGRKALRAESFQVGSVSLSMRYFGDGGITEQAFRAAQVAAGAELEEALEPFAPVHWHEALGSSGTVGAVSQLLAASGISDGRITAEGLRWLIERCLHAGRVDRIDLPGLKEDRRAVIAGGLAILYTLAANFGIDVLQPARGALRQGVIFDLDERLHATALEQDGHDIRDATVRELQRRFMVDTQQAQRVSTIAERLYEQVQPRAGREARRELLWACALHEMGMMVSHHDHHRHSAYLLAHVDAPGFSQSQQRRVADLVLGQRGGLRKVEASLAQETFAWQVLCLRLAIIKCHARGQVRADVLSLARSGTQASLDFPAEWSALHPRTLFLLQEEAQAWSRGGVLKLALRG from the coding sequence ATGACCGCGACCGCGAACGGAACCCCGGACTTCGACACGCGATGGCCAGGCCAACTGGCCGCCATCGACATGGGCTCGAACAGCTTCCGGCTCGAGATCGGCCAGTTGCACCAGGGCCGCTACCGGCGCGTCGACTACCTGAAGGAGACGGTGCGCCTGGGCGCCGGCCTCGACAGCAACGGCTTCCTCACCGAAGAGGCCGTGCTGCGCGGGCTGGCCTGCCTGGCGCGTTTCGCACAGCGACTGAAGGGCTACGCGCCGCAGCAGATCCGCGCGGTGGCCACGCAGACGCTGCGCGAGGCGCGCAACCGCGACGCCTTCCTGGCGCGTGCGCAGACGGTGCTGGGCCGGCCGATCGAGGTGATCTCGGGCCGCGAGGAAGCACGCCTGATCTACGCCGGCGTGGCGCGCCTGCAGCCGTCGAACGTGCCGAGGCTGGTCATCGACATCGGCGGGCGAAGCACCGAGATGATCCTCGGCCAGGGCCGCAAGGCGCTGCGTGCCGAGAGCTTCCAGGTCGGCAGCGTGAGCCTGTCGATGCGCTACTTCGGCGACGGCGGCATCACCGAGCAGGCATTCCGTGCCGCCCAGGTGGCCGCCGGCGCCGAGCTGGAAGAAGCGCTCGAGCCCTTCGCGCCCGTGCATTGGCACGAGGCCCTCGGTTCGTCGGGCACGGTGGGCGCCGTGTCGCAGCTGCTCGCCGCCAGCGGCATCAGTGATGGCCGCATCACCGCCGAGGGATTGCGCTGGCTGATCGAGCGCTGCCTGCACGCCGGACGCGTCGACCGGATCGACCTGCCCGGCCTGAAGGAAGACCGCCGTGCCGTGATCGCCGGCGGCCTGGCCATCCTGTACACGCTGGCCGCCAACTTCGGCATCGACGTGCTGCAGCCGGCACGCGGCGCGCTGCGCCAGGGCGTGATCTTCGATCTCGACGAGCGGCTGCACGCCACCGCGCTCGAGCAGGATGGGCACGACATCCGCGACGCCACGGTGCGCGAGCTGCAGCGCCGCTTCATGGTCGACACGCAGCAGGCGCAGCGCGTCTCGACGATCGCCGAACGGCTGTACGAGCAGGTGCAGCCGCGCGCCGGCCGCGAGGCGCGCCGCGAACTGCTGTGGGCCTGCGCGCTGCACGAGATGGGCATGATGGTGTCGCACCACGACCACCACCGCCACAGCGCCTACCTGCTGGCCCATGTCGATGCGCCGGGCTTCTCGCAGAGCCAGCAGCGCCGTGTGGCCGACCTGGTGCTCGGCCAGCGCGGCGGCCTGCGCAAGGTGGAGGCCAGCCTGGCGCAGGAGACCTTCGCCTGGCAGGTGCTGTGCCTGCGGCTGGCGATCATCAAGTGCCATGCGCGCGGCCAGGTTCGAGCCGACGTGCTGTCGCTGGCACGAAGCGGCACGCAGGCGAGCCTCGACTTCCCGGCCGAGTGGTCGGCCCTGCACCCGCGCACGCTCTTCCTGTTGCAGGAGGAGGCGCAGGCCTGGTCGCGCGGCGGCGTGCTGAAGCTGGCGCTGCGCGGTTGA
- a CDS encoding dienelactone hydrolase family protein, with protein MLQQEIDSLVPSREFSRRGFVKTAVGSGFATAVLPVTAQTIKTDSEGLTVGEVMIPVGDFKMPAYRAQPAGKTGLPVVLVVSEIFGVHEHIADVARRFAKLGYLAIAPELFVRQGDAQSYGEIAKLVSEVIAKVPDKQVMGDLDAAVAWAKTNGGDTSKLGITGFCWGGRTTWMYAAHNPAVKAAVPWYGPVARSYFPGDKSALDVAANVKAAVLALYGGADPGIPNDTVEKMMAAIKAAGNTKSELVIYPDTPHAFHADYRPSYRKEQADDGWKRAVAWLKANGVA; from the coding sequence ATGCTTCAGCAGGAGATCGACAGTCTGGTGCCGTCGCGCGAGTTCTCGCGCCGTGGCTTCGTCAAGACGGCCGTGGGCAGCGGCTTCGCCACCGCCGTGCTGCCGGTCACTGCGCAGACCATCAAGACCGACAGCGAGGGCCTGACCGTCGGCGAGGTCATGATTCCGGTGGGCGACTTCAAGATGCCGGCCTACCGTGCACAGCCGGCCGGCAAGACCGGCTTGCCGGTGGTGCTGGTGGTGTCGGAGATCTTCGGCGTGCACGAGCACATCGCCGACGTGGCGCGGCGCTTCGCCAAGCTGGGCTACCTGGCGATCGCGCCGGAACTGTTCGTGCGCCAGGGCGACGCGCAGTCGTACGGCGAGATCGCCAAGCTGGTCAGCGAGGTGATCGCCAAGGTGCCCGACAAGCAGGTCATGGGTGACCTCGACGCGGCGGTGGCCTGGGCCAAGACGAACGGAGGCGACACCTCGAAGCTGGGCATCACCGGCTTTTGCTGGGGCGGACGCACGACCTGGATGTACGCGGCACACAACCCCGCCGTGAAGGCCGCGGTGCCCTGGTACGGGCCGGTGGCGCGCAGCTATTTCCCGGGTGACAAGTCGGCGCTCGACGTAGCCGCGAACGTGAAGGCCGCCGTGCTGGCGCTGTATGGCGGCGCCGACCCCGGCATCCCCAACGACACGGTCGAGAAGATGATGGCGGCGATCAAGGCGGCGGGCAACACGAAGTCCGAGCTGGTGATCTACCCGGACACGCCGCATGCCTTCCACGCCGACTACCGGCCGAGCTACCGCAAGGAGCAGGCCGACGATGGCTGGAAACGCGCCGTTGCCTGGTTGAAGGCGAACGGCGTGGCCTGA
- a CDS encoding cytochrome P450, translated as MPDLPATPPVPPAAIDMRSPAFRDDPHPLMRSVREAGRVSRDVVGIWLLCHHTDVSSGLRSTRLSREPWRSPVYRQLRPFVADSMLERMAEQWMLFNDPPKHTRLRRLVNGAFKPPVIAALRERIVAVADELLDALPRDGTFDLMSGFAQQLPVRVICDVLGLPAQDFAKTKLWSDALALIVEPVVRREQRLAGARAADEMVEYLRGHIAARRAGPPRDDLFGLLVSAQEGEGSLSEDELLGNLILLFVAGHETTTNLIGNGMLTLLRHPQQLLRLRADPSLAGGAVEEALRYEGSVNMVSRVTVEPFAVGELLIPPGEVLFYMLGPANRDPVVFEDPERFDIGRQANPHLAFGAGIHFCLGAPLARLEGEIAFTRLLARYPRLALADAMPRWRPLINLRGLESLNLAIQAAG; from the coding sequence ATGCCGGACTTGCCCGCCACGCCGCCAGTGCCTCCTGCGGCCATCGACATGCGCTCGCCCGCCTTCCGCGATGACCCGCATCCGCTCATGCGCAGCGTGCGCGAAGCTGGTCGGGTGTCGCGCGACGTGGTCGGCATCTGGCTGCTGTGCCATCACACCGACGTGAGCAGCGGGCTGCGCAGCACGCGCCTGAGCCGCGAGCCGTGGCGCTCGCCGGTGTACCGGCAATTGCGCCCCTTCGTTGCCGACTCCATGCTGGAGCGCATGGCCGAGCAGTGGATGCTCTTCAACGATCCGCCCAAGCACACGCGGCTGCGTCGGCTGGTCAACGGCGCCTTCAAGCCGCCGGTGATCGCCGCGCTGCGCGAGCGCATCGTTGCGGTCGCCGACGAACTGCTGGACGCGCTGCCCCGCGACGGCACGTTCGACCTCATGTCGGGCTTCGCCCAGCAGCTGCCGGTGCGCGTGATCTGCGACGTGCTGGGCCTGCCGGCGCAGGACTTCGCGAAGACGAAGCTGTGGTCGGACGCGCTGGCACTCATCGTCGAGCCGGTGGTGCGGCGCGAGCAGCGTCTGGCAGGTGCACGCGCCGCCGATGAGATGGTCGAGTACCTGCGTGGCCACATCGCCGCGCGCCGGGCCGGGCCGCCGCGAGACGACCTGTTCGGCCTGCTGGTCTCGGCGCAGGAGGGCGAGGGCTCGCTCAGCGAGGACGAACTGCTGGGCAACCTGATCCTGCTGTTCGTGGCCGGACACGAGACCACGACCAACCTGATCGGCAATGGCATGTTGACGCTGCTGCGCCATCCGCAGCAGCTGCTGCGCCTGCGTGCCGATCCGTCGCTGGCCGGCGGGGCGGTGGAGGAAGCCTTGCGCTACGAGGGTTCGGTGAACATGGTCTCGCGCGTCACCGTCGAGCCGTTCGCCGTGGGCGAGCTGCTCATTCCGCCAGGGGAGGTGCTGTTCTACATGCTCGGCCCGGCCAATCGCGATCCGGTGGTGTTCGAGGATCCCGAGCGCTTCGACATCGGCCGGCAGGCCAATCCTCACCTGGCCTTCGGCGCCGGCATCCACTTCTGCCTTGGCGCGCCGCTGGCGCGGCTGGAGGGCGAGATCGCGTTCACCCGCCTGCTGGCGCGCTATCCGCGCTTGGCATTGGCCGATGCCATGCCGCGCTGGCGGCCGCTGATCAACTTGCGAGGCCTGGAGTCGTTGAATCTGGCCATTCAGGCTGCTGGGTGA
- a CDS encoding acyl CoA:acetate/3-ketoacid CoA transferase gives MHLNPAKTGASNPARPNKIVTAAEAVRLIHDGDTVATGGFVGIGFAEGIAVALEERFLATEAETGSGSPRALTLVYAAGQGDGKERGLNHFGHAGLVKRVIGGHWGLVPKLQALAVAGQIEAWNLPQGVITHLFRDIAAGKPGTLSRIGLGTFVDPRHGGGKINAATTDELVRLMEIDGEEVLFYKAFPIHVGIIRATTADADGNLTMEREALTLEALAIAMAAHNSGGVVIAQVERLAERGSLNPRQVKIPGVLVDCVVVAEKPEHHMQTFVTQYSAAFAGEIRVPVNTLAPMAMGERKLIARRAALELHRNAVVNLGIGMPEGVADVAAEEEVIDLLTLTAEPGVIGGIPASGLNFGAAVNTQAIIDQPNQFDFYDGGGLDVAVLGLAQADAQGNLNVSKFGPRLAGAGGFINISQSAREVVFVGTFTAGDLQVRIEGGQVHIVSEGTQKKFVREVEHRTFSGERARARGQRVLYVTERCVFRLGEAGGLELIEIAPGIDLERHILSQMDFTPAISPELRLMDAALFDDAPMNLRERMLTLPLAERIEFDERGRVLFINFEGLAVDSVQDIAEIETEVSRRVAPIGARVDVVVNYDHFSIRPELMDAYSAMVQRLADRHYARVTRYAASGFLKARLEHRG, from the coding sequence ATGCACCTCAACCCGGCCAAGACCGGCGCCTCGAACCCGGCCCGCCCGAACAAGATCGTCACGGCCGCCGAAGCCGTGCGGCTGATCCACGACGGCGACACCGTGGCCACGGGCGGCTTCGTCGGCATCGGTTTCGCCGAGGGCATCGCGGTGGCGCTGGAGGAGCGCTTCCTCGCCACCGAGGCCGAGACCGGCAGCGGCTCGCCGCGTGCGCTGACGCTGGTCTATGCGGCGGGGCAGGGCGATGGCAAGGAGCGAGGGCTGAACCACTTCGGCCATGCCGGCCTCGTCAAGCGCGTGATCGGCGGCCACTGGGGCCTGGTGCCCAAGCTGCAGGCGCTCGCGGTGGCCGGCCAGATCGAGGCCTGGAACCTGCCGCAGGGCGTGATCACGCACCTGTTCCGCGACATCGCGGCGGGCAAACCGGGGACGCTCAGCCGCATCGGCCTGGGCACCTTCGTCGACCCGCGCCATGGCGGCGGCAAGATCAACGCGGCGACCACCGACGAGCTGGTGCGGCTGATGGAGATCGACGGCGAGGAGGTGCTGTTCTACAAGGCCTTCCCGATCCACGTGGGCATCATCCGAGCCACCACCGCCGACGCCGACGGCAACCTGACCATGGAACGCGAGGCGCTCACGCTGGAAGCGCTGGCCATCGCGATGGCGGCGCACAACAGCGGCGGCGTGGTGATCGCGCAGGTCGAGCGCCTGGCCGAGCGCGGCTCGCTCAACCCTCGGCAGGTGAAGATCCCCGGCGTGCTCGTCGACTGCGTGGTGGTGGCCGAGAAGCCCGAGCATCACATGCAGACTTTCGTGACGCAGTACAGCGCCGCCTTCGCCGGCGAGATCCGCGTGCCGGTGAACACGCTGGCGCCGATGGCCATGGGCGAGCGCAAGCTGATCGCGCGGCGCGCCGCGCTCGAACTGCACCGCAATGCCGTCGTCAACCTGGGCATCGGTATGCCCGAGGGCGTGGCCGACGTGGCGGCGGAGGAGGAGGTGATCGACCTGCTCACGCTCACCGCCGAGCCCGGCGTGATCGGCGGCATCCCGGCCAGCGGCCTGAACTTCGGCGCGGCGGTGAACACGCAGGCGATCATCGACCAGCCCAACCAGTTCGACTTCTACGATGGCGGCGGTCTCGACGTGGCGGTGCTCGGCCTCGCCCAGGCCGATGCGCAAGGCAACCTCAATGTGAGCAAGTTCGGCCCGCGCCTGGCCGGGGCCGGCGGCTTCATCAACATCAGCCAGTCGGCGCGCGAGGTGGTGTTCGTGGGCACCTTCACGGCGGGCGACCTGCAGGTGAGGATCGAAGGCGGGCAGGTGCACATCGTCAGCGAAGGCACGCAGAAGAAGTTCGTGCGCGAGGTCGAGCACCGCACCTTCAGCGGCGAGCGTGCCCGTGCGCGCGGCCAGCGCGTGCTCTACGTCACCGAGCGCTGCGTGTTCCGCCTGGGCGAGGCGGGCGGGCTGGAGCTGATCGAGATCGCGCCGGGCATCGACCTGGAGCGCCATATCCTGTCGCAGATGGACTTCACGCCGGCCATCAGCCCGGAGCTGCGGCTGATGGACGCCGCGCTGTTCGACGATGCGCCGATGAACCTGCGCGAGCGCATGCTGACGCTGCCGCTGGCCGAGCGCATCGAGTTCGACGAGCGCGGCCGGGTGCTGTTCATCAACTTCGAGGGCCTGGCGGTCGACAGCGTGCAGGACATCGCCGAGATCGAGACCGAGGTGTCGCGCCGCGTGGCGCCGATCGGCGCGCGGGTGGACGTGGTCGTCAACTACGACCACTTCAGCATCCGCCCCGAGCTCATGGATGCCTACAGCGCGATGGTGCAGCGCCTGGCCGACCGACACTACGCGCGGGTGACGCGCTACGCGGCCAGCGGTTTCCTGAAGGCGCGGCTGGAGCACCGCGGCTGA
- a CDS encoding Ig-like domain-containing protein, giving the protein MHQFDWRRGMRRVAVAMSCLVVAACGGGGGDAPAPLPDREAPLSFSANNVVDVAGAALDYGGLALAVGQVAVDWIDALALANVSDLTTACITGGTQRLRLTDRDGNARASPGDRIDVTLDACYLRPLDEAFYGSLAIELRAPGAAQQWAGELAFGGDFGLLPGAVNVRIEGGLRIEYTADRLSKVVRVLSLGQPFALYGQSGSTVLRDLVTGLDARREVRRDTARATTSMQYRLASDSLGGRIDVATATPWRSWFECYPDAGELAITGAPGSTAGLRASPIGAMQIDVLLSGASVGFVNGGEAVFLWSGAGWLPPLQNGLGYVAGPPANNPFKQFTEPSVTVLRPNPAPLEWTYSRPLASGAVSSAVFRRSFIGPGEPWAPAEIPATVSIEGAVLTVTPNAQLEPGDSYDLVFDGGVVGDLSDEFGARLLKPRFSAPVAMTIQAVAFVGTPGLVLGPGEALPLDASASMADGSGVVVTRWRQLSGPALSFSATNGAAVTVQAAAAVNGTAVVEAEVENSAGELDRQTLSFRVLGDLSQVLVIASRPANAVLSVVTSIDEGATTSYVRRLDVNNTLDVVLGTSRLLAQLPGLTWQTGVDIDFGPGSASGASGLWISPGALCTPQSGQLAVLDYAEDSTGFLLRLALDFETSCSGGAITTGSIRFNSSVPLRR; this is encoded by the coding sequence ATGCACCAGTTCGATTGGCGTCGGGGCATGCGCCGCGTCGCCGTGGCCATGTCCTGTCTTGTCGTGGCCGCGTGCGGTGGTGGCGGAGGTGATGCACCTGCTCCGCTGCCGGACCGAGAGGCTCCGCTGTCGTTCTCCGCCAACAACGTGGTGGATGTGGCCGGCGCTGCGCTGGACTATGGCGGTCTGGCGCTCGCCGTGGGTCAGGTTGCGGTCGACTGGATCGACGCACTCGCGCTGGCGAATGTCTCCGATCTGACCACGGCCTGCATCACCGGAGGCACGCAGCGCCTGCGGCTGACGGACAGGGATGGCAACGCACGCGCCAGCCCAGGAGACCGCATCGACGTCACGCTGGACGCCTGTTATCTGCGGCCGCTGGACGAGGCCTTCTACGGCAGTCTGGCCATCGAACTGAGAGCACCGGGCGCGGCGCAGCAATGGGCGGGCGAACTCGCCTTTGGTGGCGACTTCGGCCTGCTCCCCGGAGCGGTCAACGTGCGCATCGAAGGCGGGCTGCGCATCGAGTACACGGCAGACAGGCTGTCCAAGGTCGTGCGCGTGCTCAGCCTGGGTCAGCCCTTCGCCTTGTATGGGCAGTCGGGCTCGACCGTGTTGCGCGATCTGGTGACCGGGCTTGACGCAAGACGCGAAGTCAGGCGTGACACGGCGCGCGCTACCACGTCGATGCAGTACCGGCTTGCCAGCGATTCGCTGGGCGGCCGCATCGACGTGGCGACCGCCACTCCCTGGCGGAGCTGGTTCGAGTGCTATCCCGATGCTGGCGAACTCGCGATCACGGGCGCGCCCGGCAGCACGGCGGGCTTGCGTGCCTCGCCGATCGGCGCGATGCAGATCGACGTATTGCTCTCCGGCGCATCCGTGGGGTTCGTCAACGGCGGTGAGGCGGTTTTTCTCTGGTCGGGCGCCGGGTGGCTGCCGCCCCTGCAGAACGGGCTCGGGTACGTGGCCGGGCCGCCTGCCAACAATCCGTTCAAGCAGTTCACCGAGCCCTCCGTGACGGTGCTGCGGCCCAACCCCGCGCCGCTCGAGTGGACCTACTCACGCCCCCTGGCCTCGGGTGCGGTGTCGAGCGCCGTCTTCCGCCGGTCGTTCATTGGTCCTGGCGAGCCCTGGGCGCCCGCGGAGATTCCCGCCACGGTGAGCATCGAGGGTGCGGTGCTGACGGTGACTCCGAATGCACAGCTCGAGCCCGGGGACAGTTACGACCTGGTCTTCGATGGTGGTGTTGTCGGCGACCTGAGCGATGAGTTTGGTGCTCGCCTGCTGAAGCCACGATTCTCGGCGCCGGTGGCGATGACCATTCAGGCGGTTGCCTTCGTGGGAACCCCGGGACTGGTGCTCGGACCCGGAGAAGCTCTGCCCCTCGATGCCTCTGCATCGATGGCTGACGGCAGCGGCGTCGTGGTGACGCGCTGGCGGCAGCTTTCGGGGCCCGCCTTGAGCTTCTCCGCCACGAACGGCGCCGCGGTGACGGTTCAGGCGGCAGCCGCGGTGAACGGTACGGCCGTGGTAGAGGCGGAGGTCGAGAACTCAGCCGGCGAGCTCGACCGACAAACGCTGAGCTTCAGGGTGCTCGGCGATCTCTCGCAGGTCTTGGTCATCGCCTCTCGACCCGCAAACGCTGTGCTGTCCGTCGTGACAAGCATCGACGAAGGGGCAACGACCTCCTACGTTCGGCGCCTGGATGTGAACAATACGCTCGACGTTGTCTTGGGAACGAGCCGCCTGCTCGCGCAGTTGCCCGGCCTGACCTGGCAGACTGGCGTGGACATCGACTTCGGACCCGGCAGCGCCAGCGGAGCGAGCGGTTTGTGGATCTCGCCGGGTGCGCTGTGCACGCCGCAGTCAGGCCAGCTCGCGGTTCTGGACTACGCGGAGGACAGCACAGGCTTCCTGTTGCGTCTCGCGCTCGACTTCGAAACATCGTGCAGCGGTGGCGCCATCACCACGGGTTCCATCCGCTTCAACTCGTCGGTGCCGCTTCGCCGCTAG